tgttttttggtttctttaaaGCACAGCATGCAGTCTTCCAGCAAAACTAGTGCCTGAACGGGAGAGAAACTGAGTTATGGCCGGAAGTGTAGCTCTTTCTTCGTGTCCTGCTAACGCACAGCTTGTCGGAACTTTGTGCTGCCTGCCTCCAGAAAATTATCCCCATTTATTAAAACACCTCAACCGATTACGTCACAGTCCAAAGAGGTttgtgctgtgctcagcacttatccttcctctctctctcctgccctGTTCCTCTCCCAGCCACTGCcaggtttgctgctgctgaaatggGGGAATATGGAGTCGCTCCAGGCCAGCGTGTGGCCATCGTCTGGGACAGCTCCTCGCCGGTCGAAGCCCTCAAGGATTTGGTGGATAAAGTCCAGGCACTGGTGGGAGCTGATAATCGTGTCTCTGTGGAAAACGTTAACCAGCTGCCTCAGTGTAAGAATGAGCTTAATTTTTCACTGTTTCCTTAACAGGGTGAgggttctgctgctgtgtgagccaACACCTTCCTGCTTTGGGAGTCAGCACTCAGAACATCGACAGCACCTGCTGCTGGCTCTTACCCTGGGCAATCCAGCAGGGGAAGTGATGCACCCTGGCCGTGCTTCTATGATTGGTGTCTTTAGTCAGTTATTGCTGTTGCACACAAGCATGAGGGCTGAGGGAGGTGGAACTGGTGTATTAAGCTGTATGTGTACATGTGTAAAATTGtaccattttcctttttctttgcagCGGCTCACAGGCAGTCCAGTTTCGATGTAATCCTCTCTGGCATGGTACCAGGCAGtacagcacagcacagtgtgGAGCTCCTGGCAGAGGTAGCTCGGATACTTAAGCCAGGGGGCCGTGTCCTCCTGAAAGAACCAGTGGTTACAGAATCAGGTGAGAGAATCTTGCTTCCATGGCAACATAGCATTTCTCATGAGGATTAGGCTGAAATAGAAAGGACAGGAACCCCAGTTGACGTTCAGAGATTTTCATTCTCCTGATACACTAACCCAAATCACGAGGTTTTTATCCTGTGCTTAAGCTGGTATCCATCAGAGATGTTTGCAGTCACTCTGCTTCTATCAAAAATGCTGGATAGGCTTGTTCCTAAACTACACTGAAAAGCTTCAGTGATCACTGTTTTCTCCTCAGGGTGCAATGTTAAGTAGTTGTAGATGTTGTGTTTCTGAGGAGCTTCCAAAGTGGTTTTAAAAACAGGTGACAGGTGCTGAAGAGAGTGCCCCAGAAGCCAGTTGAGAAATAGTTATCCAGAAAAGGTTAAAAGTATTTGGACTGAGGTTTAAGAGAGAAGCCAGAGCACCTGCCATGGTACAGCTAGAGGAGCCATGAGAAGGTGAACACAAGATGATTTCTTAATGTAGTGTGTTCATTTAGGAGTCCATGTTTTGAAAACTTCATGAGTAGTTTTCTTTAATAAGTAAAAATGTTTGGGAGTgagtttgtttggggtttgagGCTGGGTTTTTTATCTTATTTCGATGGGTATTGATTGGGTTGAGAAAAGTTTTGGCATATATAGAACATACTTGGAGCTAGAATGGGTTTGTGACCCCACGCTGTTATTTTAATGaacaagctgctgctgctttttctgctttgttcctGCTGTCAAGCAGAAAGGGCCCAATTTTAGCGCAGAGGTTTGGCTCAAGAACTTCCCTCTAAAGTTCTTGCTCTTCCAGGTTTCTCAGTGAGCTGTATTCTTGTTCTTGCCTCTTCCTACTCTCTGCTTTTGTGTCTTGCAGGAAACAATGGCAAAATCAAGACAGCAGCCAAGCTCCTCACAACTCTGACTCTCTCTGGGTTGGTGGAAGTGAAGGAGGTAGGGATGTGTTCACCATTTCCAGAAATGCCCTCGGGCAGTTGCTTGGGGATTTGCTGGGAGATGAGGTTTTTAGCTACCCTGGTTTGCTGTAAATGTGCATGGCCACTGCCTGGCACAAACTTTAGTTACTGTCAGCGTGGTGTTTTTCTTCAGGATTGAAAATACTGACTATCTGTTCACTGGAATGCTGGGCTTGGTGCTAAAAGAAGGGGTTCTGCATGAGGTTAACTTAAAATCTTACTTTGCAGCTGCAAAAGGAAGCGCTAAGCCCAGAGGAGGCCCAGTCTGTCGGAGAACATCTGGGTTACCAAGGCAATGACCTTCTCATTGTTCAGATAGAAGGCAGGAAGCCCAATTTCGAAGTGGGATCCTCAAGTCAGCTCAAACTTTCCTTTGCCAAGACACCTGGTCCTTCAGGTAAGGAGTGGAGCATGCTGAATGTCTGGATTTCCTGGCTCTCAGTGACAGGCATCACTTGGAACAGGGAGACAGTTCCCAAGCAGGGAGTGCTACAGTAAAAACCTATGAAGTAGGCTTTCCAAAGTTGCTTGAACTCTTTATTTGTTGGGAGTAGATGGGGCAAAGGCTGGAATAACTGctgtttcttcctttgttttgaCTCCAGGAAAACCCTCTGTGgacccagctgctgccaagctGTGGACACTGTCTGCCAATGATATGAATGATGAAGAGATGGTAAGTGGTTTTCTTCATGAGGCTTTGCTGTTACTTCTCTCTCCCCATTCTTTCCTTTCTAAATACTTTCAGTCATGCCTGTTAGGAAGCTTTACAACTTCAGAGGTAGAAAAATCTCCCTAAGACAAAATAGCTCATCTCCTTTACGGGGCTGGAGAGCTCAGTGGTGTGGTGAGGGCAGAGAGGAGACAGGGATAAGAGGGCACAGCTGCAGCACTTTAATGCCAGTGTACAGATAGCACCAGGTCTTTGAACGTAACTTAGCAGTGTCATTCCCTACTGAAAAGTCCATTTCCTGCATTTTGTTTCCCAtggtgtgttttcaggatctttTGGACTCTGATGAGCTGTTGGATTCAGAGGATTTGAAAAAGCCAGATCCATCATCCCTCCGAGCTCCATCCTGCAAAGAAATGGGCAAAAAGAAAGCCTGCAAGAACTGGTCAGTGCTGGAATTCATGTATCAGTGAACCTTTCAACTGGAG
This region of Aphelocoma coerulescens isolate FSJ_1873_10779 chromosome 11, UR_Acoe_1.0, whole genome shotgun sequence genomic DNA includes:
- the CIAPIN1 gene encoding anamorsin; translation: MGEYGVAPGQRVAIVWDSSSPVEALKDLVDKVQALVGADNRVSVENVNQLPQSAHRQSSFDVILSGMVPGSTAQHSVELLAEVARILKPGGRVLLKEPVVTESGNNGKIKTAAKLLTTLTLSGLVEVKELQKEALSPEEAQSVGEHLGYQGNDLLIVQIEGRKPNFEVGSSSQLKLSFAKTPGPSGKPSVDPAAAKLWTLSANDMNDEEMDLLDSDELLDSEDLKKPDPSSLRAPSCKEMGKKKACKNCTCGLAEELEQEKKSSQPKSACGNCYLGDAFRCASCPYLGMPAFKPGEKILLQENQLHDA